ACCCGACCTGATGTCTCCCAGATGGGGGTGGGACGGCTCTGCATGGCCGAGCGGGCAGGGAGAGGGGTTGTGGGGCCGGCGTGATGCTGTGGGGCGGTATGgggtgagctgcaggagctgggggggggctgGAGCTCTGGTCCTGTGTCTGTGCCCCACGATTGGGGGGCAAAACCGGCAGAACCCAACAGCCCACAGCTCTATGGAAAGGGGCTGCCCCGACCCCATAGCGTTCCCTGCTCCCCCAgggcagcccctgctgcagGTGGAGCCAACAAGCTCAGCTGAAGCTCTGGAGGCAGATAACCCACCCTGAGCCCAGCAGTCTGCTCTGGGCAGGCTCAGCAGCAGGGATCCACGTAAGGATCCACGTAGGGATCCACATAGGGATCCACGTAGGGATCCACGCTCCCATCAGCTTCCAGCAGACCCAACCCACGTCCCCAGGCCGTCCCTCCTCCAGTTGTGCATCTGTTGACCCCTCTGTGCTCCACCTCACAGCCATTGTCCCCTGAGCGTCATCCTCGGAGCCTGCGACATCCAGAGGGAAGAGGAGAGCTGGCAGGAGCTCCAGGTGCAGGAATATCACTGCCACCCCCAGTACAGGAGGAACAGGGGGGGGCACGACATCCTGCTGCTGAAGGTACGGGGGGCTGCGGTGGTGGAGCCGGGGTGGGGGGGACAGATGGGCAGATCAGCACTGCATTGAATCATCCATCTCTGCACCTTCTGCCACCCAGCTGAAAAGCAACGCCACCATCAATGACCGCGTGAGGCCCATCTCCTTCTCAACCAGGAAGGCTCCCGAAGGGGGGGTGTGCAGCGTGGCCGGGTGGGGGAACGGAGCCCAAAATGCTGCCCTGCGTGAGGCCAACGTCACCATCAAAAAGGAGAGGCAGTGCATCAACATCTACCCCGGCCTCACCGGAGACGTCCTGtgtgcctccagcagcagcaatgaggTTCCCAATGAGGTTGGTGTGATGGGACCCCCCGGGGGGGGctggctgctttctgtgctgctcccaggcCGGGTTCTGCCCTTTGAAAGCTCCGTCCCCGTCTGCTCGTTGCTGTTCCTCACTCTTCCCCCTCCTACAGAGCTACACTGGGAGTCCCCTCGTGTGCAACAACAGAGCCTACGGGATCTACTCCTACGCCTACGGGCAGCACATGTCCTTCTACACCAGCATCGCTTCCTATCAGTCCTGGATCAAAGTCGTCATGAAGTCCTGAGGGGGCAGCGATTGCTTTCACCCCACGTGGTGCCCaatgctctcctgctgctgccgccCTCCCCAGGGAAGCCCCCCCCGCTGCAGACCCCATTTGCAGGGTGGGCTGCACACCCAATGGAGGGGCTGCGGCTCTCGGGACCCAGCGAGCTCCTCCTCCCCCtgtgcagcaccagctgcttCCATCCACCGCCCCTTTGTGACATCCTCCATCCTCCATCACCTGCTGCTTCCTTCAcccccctcctgctgcagctccgtTGTAATAAAGACACAAAGCCAATAAAGTTCATCTGCTCTGAGATCCTTTTCCCTGCGGTGACGTGGATCTGGGGCAACCTTTGGTTCCAGCCCAGCGATGGGGTTGTggtgctggggcagagctgcaaAGCAGGCAGCCTGAATGCACTCGGGGTCGCTCAGGGtgagggatggggctgtgggctccGGCGCTGGGTGTCCCATCTGCAGCAGGGGGGGCAGTGGACGCCTTGGGttcccttccagccctgcagaaCCAGCTCTAACAGCCCGGGGAGGAGCAGCGCCGTGTTCCCCAATGCACACAGTGCCCTCTTGGGGTGCTCGCAGCTCTCGGatgcttctctgagcagccagccctgctgacGG
The genomic region above belongs to Excalfactoria chinensis isolate bCotChi1 chromosome 26, bCotChi1.hap2, whole genome shotgun sequence and contains:
- the LOC140262975 gene encoding granzyme G-like, translating into MQHPLRLLLTVLLLAWPLDTAGRSWSRLERGGRALVQSRPYMAYLRGTDGGFCGGFLVDPGWVMTAARCFSHCPLSVILGACDIQREEESWQELQVQEYHCHPQYRRNRGGHDILLLKLKSNATINDRVRPISFSTRKAPEGGVCSVAGWGNGAQNAALREANVTIKKERQCINIYPGLTGDVLCASSSSNEVPNESYTGSPLVCNNRAYGIYSYAYGQHMSFYTSIASYQSWIKVVMKS